One Synechocystis sp. LKSZ1 genomic window, TGTATTGGCTGTTTAGAGGTGTTGGATCTTGTTCCTCACCCCTTCCTCGGCCACGAATTGGCCCTGATGAGTGTGACGGCCCGCTGGTGTATGGCGGAAATTGAGCGGGTAGCCTTGCCCAATACGCTTGTCACCAACGCCAGTCCATCGCCCGTAACTGAAAAAACTGAATTTCTGGCCCCGCTGAAATTACAACTCCTTTACCAACTCATTCAGCAAACTCAGCCAGCTTTAACGGCAGTGATTGGTATGTCTCGGGTTCTTGCCAATGAGGTTTTTGGGCAACTCAATACGAAGCAACAGGAATATCTTGAAATTATTAACCATAGTGGCAAAACGATTCATACCCTGATGGCAGAAATTCTCAGTTTAGAGGCCCCCGTCACCGCCTCATCCCACCGGCAGATTAGCCTAGTGGACGTGGGGATGCTTGCCCAACAGGTGATCGCCTACCTGACTGCCATCGCCCAGCAAAAACAGCAATCTCTCCAGCTATCCCTGGCCTCGGCGCAACGGGTTTGGCCCCTCGACAAACACGGTATTCGCCAAGCTTTCCACTACTTAATGCTCAGTATGCTGGATACCGCAGAGCCCAACGGGGAAGTTCACATTCATATTTGGGGAGACCAGCCAACACTCAATGCAACACTCTGGTTGACGCATCCCGAGATTGGCGCCGGCCTTCCCCATATCCATCTGCCGCTAACTGATGCGATCACGATTCCGGTCATTCCGCCAATACGAAGGGAAGTCAATGACCCTAGTCGGCTTTCCCCAGAACAGGCCCTGACTATCGCTCAACTCAAGTCTTTCCTAGCTCAAGATGAGACGCTTCCCGATGCTTTGTCCCCCCATTTACTGGGTTTGATTTTAGGTTGTTATTTTCTCGAAGAGCATGGCGGCCATCTTTTCATCGAAGGGGATTCGCAAACAGGCTATAAGTACCTATTGCAGATTCCGGTGATGGAGTCGAGTGAAACATCTGATCCCTGAGTCGCTGCCCCTATTCCCAGATGTCACAGGTTAAATCCCCGGCTTTTTGGGAAAAACGCATATTTTCTCGATAATCCACCGGGCAATCGATCACGGTGGGAATTGGCTGGGCCAGGGCCTCCTGGAGGATGGGAATGAGGTCAGCGGCGTTGCTCACTCGATAGCCTTTGAGGCCCATACTTTCGGCAAATTTCACAAAATCGGGATTACCAAATTTGACAAAGGCCGCTTCGCCAAATTGATTGATCTGTTTCCATTCGATCAGGCCATAGCCATTGTCGTTAAAAATCAGGGTGACAAAGGGGGTTCCAACCCGCAGGGCTGTCTCTAGTTCCTGGCAGTTCATCATGAAGCCCCCATCCCCCGTGACCGCTACGACCTTGCGCTGGGGATAGACAAGCTTGGCGGCTAGGGCTCCTGGAATGGCAATGCCCATGGCGGCAAAACCATTGGAAATGAGGCAAGTATTGGGGGCATCGCAGTGATAATGGCGAGCCATCCACATCTTATGGGCCCCCACATCGGAAATGACAATATCCTCGGCTCCCATCACTTGGCGCAGGTCGTAGATTAACTTCTGGGGCTTAACGGGAAAGCCTTCATCCTGGGCATAGTGTTCGTATTCGGCACGAATATCGGCCCGGAGCGTTGTACCATAGGGGGCTGTTTTGCCCTGACGGTCGGCCCGTTTCAACAAATCAAGCAGGGAATCAGAGATATCTCCTACCACTTCCACCAGGGGAATATAACTGCTGTCGATCTCCGCTGGGGTCATGCCAATGTGAATAATCGGCAGGTCGCCCTGAGGATTCCATTTTTTGGGGGAGTATTCGATGAGATCGTAGCCCACGGCAATCACCAGGTCACTGCGTTCAAAGGCACAGGTAATATGATCCCGTTGTTGCAGGCCCACCGTCCACAGGGCCAGGGGATGGGTATAGGGAATACTGCCCTTGCCCATAAAGGTGTTGGCCACTGGGATATTTAAGAGCGTTGCAAATTCCGTCAAGGCCTCGCTGGCCCCGGCCCGAATGGCCCCATTGCCAGCCAGGATTAGCGGATTTTTGGCCTTGGAGATGGCAATTGCGGCATTATTGAGGGTTTTAAAGGCGGCATAGACTTTTTCCTGCTGGTCTCGGTTGAGGGGTTGGCCTGTGGCGGGCATGGCGGCGATGTTTTCCGGTAGATCAATGTGAGTTGCCCCCGGTTTTTCCGATTGGGCCCGTTTAAAGGCCTTGCGAACTACCTCCGGCGTAATGCTGGGGCGCACAATTTGACGATTCCACTTGGTGACAGGGCTAAACATGGCCACCAAATCGAGGTACTGGTGGGATTCAATGTGCATGCGGTCGGTTCCCACTTGGCCGGTTATGGCCACTAGGGGCGCACCATCGAGGTTGGCGTCGGCTACCCCCGTCAGCAGATTTGTGGCCCCAGGGCCAAGGGTGGATAAACAAACTCCAGCTTTGCCCGTCAGACGGCCATAGACATCGGCCATAAAGGCGGCCCCTTGTTCGTGGCGCGTCGTGATAAAGCGAATGGAGGAGTGTTTTAAGGCCTCTAGGATATGTAAATTCTCTTCCCCCGGCAGGCCAAAAATATACTCAACGCCTTCGTTTTCCAGGCATTGCACCAATAATTCCGCCGTGTTTAAGTCTCCCATACGCTCTTTTCCCCTCTCGCATTCCTTGATCTTGGGCCTTTGTCTAGCCTAACGAATTTAGCTAGGGATTAGCCTAGTTGGGAGTATCAGCGGGAAGAATGCGGCCAATGGTGCGATTTTCCGGGGTAAAGGTTTGACGGGCCACCCGCTGAATATCCGCTGGGGTAACGGCGGCCACTGCTTCTAGTTGTTGAAACAAATTACGCCAGTCGCCAGTTTTAACTTCGTACTCCGCCAACAGTCGGGCCATGCCCTGATTAGAATCTAGGGACCGTAGGAGGTCGGCCTGGAGTTGATTTTTGACTCGTTCCAATTCTTCCGGTGTGACGGGCTCCTGTTTCAGTCGTTCAATTTCCTGGCCCAGGGCCTGAGCCAGGGTCGTAAGGTCAGTGTTCGGTGTACTCTGAGCGTAGAAGAGCATCAGGTTGGGGTACTTATCCCCCGGAAAGCCGTTGAACCCTTGGGCAGTCAGGGCCACTTGTTGATCCTGCACTAGGGCCTGGTAGAGGCGAGAGGTGCGGCCATCACTCATCAGGGTGGCAATGACCTCGTAGACCGCATTATCGGGATGACTCATGGCCGGGCGATGATAGCCCTCTAGGTACCAGGGCTGGGAAGGCAAACGCAGGGTAATGGTGCGAGTCTGTTGTTGGGGCGGTTCAACGACGGTCAGGGTTGGCGGTTGGGGCCGGGCCGGAAAACGACCAAAATAGCGTTGAGCAAGCGTCTTTACCTGTTGGGGATCCACATCTCCCACAATCACTAGGGTCAAATTGGCTGGCCCGTAGTAGGCTTCAAAAAAATCCGTCACATCCTGGCGACTCAGGTTACGGATATCGGCATCGTAGCCGATCACGGGTCGCTTGTAGGGATGCTTCACAAAGGCCTGATCTAAAAAGGCTTCTACCATCCGGCCCATGGGGTTATTCTCGGTACGCATCCGCCGCTCTTCGAGAATCACCTGTTGCTCCTGGTAAAAACCACGAAAAACCGGCTCTAAAAAGCGCTCTGATTCCAGGGACATCCAGAGTTCCAGTTTATTGGCAGGCAAGCTGTAGAAGTACATGGTGGCATCCGCCGAGGTGGCCGCATTCAGGCCAACTCCTCCAGCCATTTGGATAATTTGGCTAAATTCATTGGGCTTAACGTACTTTTCAGCCTCGGCCTGTACTTGCTCGAACTGCTTTTGCAGGGCCGGATTGGGCTTTTCTCCCTGTAGTCGAGCCGCTCGGATCTGCAGGGCCAATTGATCGAGTTGATCCAGTAATTTCCGTTCTGCAGCGTAGTCCTGGGTGCCAATGCGACGGGTTCCCTTAAAGGCTAAATGTTCTAGAAAGTGGGCCACGCCGGTTTTACCCTCCGGTTCATCCACACCACCAACATCAGCATAGGTAAAGAAGGAAACAACGGGGGCCGCGTGGTTTTCGAGCACAATGACTTTCAGCCCGTTTTCCAGAGAGAACTCTGTGATCTGGTCTTGCACCTGTTGCAGATAGGGCGCGTAGGTCAGAGAGGGAGGGGCCGCTAGGGCCCAAGGAGGACAGGCCAGGCAAAACCACAGGCCAACCAGGAAAAAGCCGGCCCAGCGACAGGGCCGCCAACAAAAAAAATTCATAGTCGATTAGCGTGGGGTCGTGGTTTCTGGATTGGGGGGAGTCAGACCAGGCAAATTGGGGGCCGGGGGGACATTGGGAAGAGTGGGGTTGGCACCAGAGGGGGCAAGGGATGGATTGCCAAAGCTGTTATTAGGTAGGCTGCCGGGTAGGGGATTGGCAAAATTAGGAGCAGGATTATTGCCGGGTACATTCAGTCCCGGTGTATTAAAGCCATTGGGCAAGGTGCCGTTACCCAGACCCGAATTAAAGTTATTAGAGCCAGTGCTTGGTTTAGCTTCACCCGGTAGGGTCGCCAGGGCCACACGGTCGCCCCCGACCTGACGCAATAAATCCAGAAGTTGCACAACGTCGTTATAACTGGCATTACGGGAGGCATGGAGCACAATCAGGCCCTGGGGATTGTATTGGTGATAATTTTTGAGGGCACTGGAAAGCTGGGACTCAGTCACGGGCTGTTTTTCAACGTAGAGTTGGCCCAGATCATCTAGGCTGACCATAAACATTTCCCGCATTTGGGGAGTACCAGTACTAGCCCGAGGTAGATCTAAACTAATGGCCTGCTGGCGGGAAAGGCCCACGGCCCCCAGGATAAAAAAGGTCAAAATGCAAAAAACTACATCGATCAGAGGCACGATTTCAATACGAGTTTCCCCCTGGTCGTGGCCATGGTCTTGCCAAAGCTTTAAGGGACGGGTTGGATGATAAACCGATAATTTACGCGGAGACTTGGAGGAGGGGGAGGCAGGCATAGCAATAGCTCTTAGGGGTAAAGGGGCAATAAGACGGCGGGTTGCTGGCCCTAGCTCGACGCACTTTCGGAATAGGGATGGGCTTCTTCATATTGAGCCTCTTCCTCTAGCCAGCGCTGACGATAAATAACCTCCAGTGCTCCTCCAGCCTTACGAAAGACCCGCATTTGGTTAAACCACAGGCCCTGGAAAAGACGATAAAAAGCTAAGCTAATAATGGCAATAATCAGGCCGGCGGCGGTGGAAATTAAGGATTCGGCAATCCCCAGGGTAACACCTGTCGTGGAAGAGGTGCCCAGGTCGCTTATCTGGATCGAGCCAAGGGATTGGATCAGACCCAATACTGTCCCCAACAGGCCTAAGAGGGGAGATAAGGCAATAATCGCTTCTAAAATTTTGTCCCCCCGACGCATCAGGGCCAGTTCGTCATCGGCAGCGGATTCCAGGGCCAAATGGAAAATTTCTGGGTCTGGGTGGGGTAAGCGTAGGGGGGCCAGTAAATATTTAGCAATGGGGTACTTTTGACTTTCCTTGGCTACCCGGATGGCCAGATCCCAATCCCGACTTGCGGTATCGAGGATACGGTCAGTTACTTGCTGGTTCCCCAGAACAATCTGGCCCCAAAACCAGAGGCGCTCAATAATAGTACTAACAGATAAGATCGATAGGAAGAGGAGGGGCCACATAGCCAGCCCGCCTTTTTGCATCAGCTCGATGGGATTCACAGGATTTCGTTACCTCCAGTACTACTTATCTGTTTTGTATCGTTACAATTGTGGCATACTCCCGCAGTTCTTGAAGGGGAATCGGCTGGTTAGACTGATAGGGGCAAATTATGCAACCAAGCTGACGCTTTCAGAAGCAGCCCACCAACTCACGAAGGATTTCGAGTACGGGGAAGCGTTCCGTCAAAATCGCTAACGGTTACGTCGGGTGGTGCTACCGAACAACGACTCAAATGTTTTTAAGACTGTTTTATAGAGGGAAGCAAGAATCTTAAAATTTAAGGCCTTGACTCCCCAAGCACTCACTTTTTTGCCGTAACCCAGGTCTAGGACTCTCACAAAATGTTGTTTTCCCTGCCGCGCCGCCAATTTACACGATGCTTGACTGCTGCAACGATTGCCACCCTGATCTCGCCCGTCAGTCGTCAGGCCATGGCCAAGAAGCCTGATATGGATTCTCAAATTATTGACTTATTCCAGTCATTACCAGGCCAGACCGCAGTCAAACTGAAAACTGTGAATCAGAATCAGGTTTGGGACGTCAGTTTAGCGCCGGAATTACCCTTGTTTTGTGGTAGTGCCTTTAAAGTTTATGTTTTAACAGTATTTCTCCGCCAAATGGAACAGGGAAAAGTGAGTTTGACGGACGTATTGAGGGTAGATGATCGAGTGAGGGTGCTTTCCAGTCCCGTCTTTGAAACCTTAACCGGTGAAACGACTGCTTTAATTGCCCTGGAAGCCATGATGATGCACAGTGATAATACGGCCACCGACTTAATCTTGGCTAAGGTTACTCCCCAAGCTGTCCGAGAGTTTATTCAGACCATTGGTTTAAAGCAAACCTTCATTCCAGACAGTATTAACATCATGTTGTCCTATCTGCTGGGGGCCAAGAGCGGCGAGGATTGGGGATGGGCAAAAATCAAAGCTGCGGCTGATAAAAATGAACGAACCTCTCGCTCCATTGTCAATAACCAACAAACGATGACCGCTTCTGCTCAGGATTTTGTGACTTTTTATGAGCAAGCTTTACAGGGCGCTTTGTTTACCGAAGCTAAAACCCTCGGTATCTTTAAGCGCATGTTGACCTTGCCCTCGATTTTATGGGATTTTATCCCACCGGGGGCCTTCGGTTACGTCAAAGGAGGCAGTATTGATTGGCCGCCCCAATATGCCCTCTGTATCGCTGGCGGCGTCAGTTTTCGCCCCGACTGCTGGACTTACTACACGTATTTAATCAATTGGGATGATCCCAGTGGTAAACAAAGGGCCCTGGCGGCCAACCAATTTTTAGCGGCTGTTAAAACGAGTTTGGAGCTTGTTCGCTCTGCAACAGCGGCACCCTAGAGCCCATGGGTCAGCAGATAGCAAGACAGAAAGCATAAACCTTTTGTGAGCGTTAGGTTAGGGCGACTAGGTTCCAACGGCAATTTTCCCCCGGCCTTGATCAACCGGAATTTCTTGACCATTCTGATCAATTTTAATCAGGTGGAGGGTTTGGCCGAGTTTCCCTTTTAAAAACCATTCCTGGGGTTGTGTCCCTCCCACATCGACTTCCCCTTGCAGACGCACTGTTTGGGGGTTGACCGTTAGCTGGAGATAGGGATTATGGGACTGGCCTGCCACAATATTGGTGTATTGCTCTAGTAACTGGCCCTGGGGGCTGTAGATGGCCACCACGAGTTGGTCAATAGCCTGGGTTTGGCCCTGGCCCTGTTCTGTAATCCGGCCAGCAGTCAGATCATCGGGATAGTGAAGGGAGCCTTCTAAGTGATAACCCTGTTGCCCCGTCCACTGGAAGGTTAGGGTTGTCGCCAGGGCCGGTTGCGCTAAACTGAGGCCAATCAACAAAAAACCGACCAGGAATATCCCTAGCGATGCCATTGGGTCAGGCCCCCCGGCTGATCAATTAAGGTAATCCCCTGGGCCTGGAGCAAGTCCCGCAGACGATCGCCTTCGGCAAAATTTTTGGACTGGCGGGCTGCAGTTCGTTGTTGGATCAGGGCCTCGATCTCCGCATCGGTGAGTCCTGTCGGCCCTGAACGATGCTCCTCAACGGGGGCTGGGGCCTTGAAGCCTAGAACTTGGGCCAACGACACCAGGGTCTGCCAATGGGATTCGAGTTGCTGGGCATCAGCATCAATCTGGCCCTGATGGGTGAGCAAATTGCCTTGACGACGTAGCTCCTTAGCTAACTCAAACAGCACCACCAGGCCCCCGGCAAAGTTGAAGTCATCATCCACAGCCTGGTGAAAGGCCTGGGTGTAGGCATTGCTATCCGGCTGGAGGGCCAAGGGTTTAAGCGTCCAACCGAGTTTGCTGCCGTACTGCTCTCCAAAACGAAGGCCTTCCGCTAGGGTCTGCCAGCCATTACTGGCGGCCTGCAGGGCCTCCGGGGCAAAGTCCAGCGGCTTACGATAATGGCCCTGCAATACGAGTAAACGAACGGCCATGGGATCTATCTCAGTGAGCAAATCTCGAATCGTGGTGAAATTTCCCAGGGACTTCGACATTTTTTCCCCCCCGACCTTCACCATGCCATTGTGCAACCAGTAACGGGCCAGCGGATGCCCGGTGGCCGCCTCCGATTGGGCGATTTCGTTTTCGTGGTGAGGAAAGATCAGGTCACTCCCTCCTACATGTAAATCAATGGTTTCGCCCAGGTGTTCCCTTACCATGGCTGAGCATTCGATGTGCCACCCCGGCCGGCCACTACCCCAGAGTGATTCCCAGGCCGGTTCCCCCGGTTTAGCGGCCTTCCAAAGGGCAAAATCAAAGGGGTCTTGTTTCTTCGCCGCTTCAATATCTTCTACCTCCACCCGGCCACTGGCCCCGGCCTGAAGGTCTTCCAACTTACGCCCCGAGAGCTTACCGTAATCGGGAAAACGTCGTACCGCATAGTAAACATCGCCTTGGGCCGGATAAGCATAGCCTTTATTTTCCAGTTCCGCCACCAGACGTTTAATGCCATCTAAACTATGGGTTGCACGGGGATAGGCATCGGCGGCCTGCACCTGGAGCGCTGCCATATCCTCAAAATAGGCATCAATAAACCGTTCCGAAATAGCCTCCATGGTGGTGCCTTCCGCCTTGGCCCGGTTCAGAATTTTGTCATCAATGTCAGTGAAGTTTTGGATATAGGTAACTTGATAACCCAACCACTGCAAGTAATGCCGGACAACATCCCAGGTTAAACAAGTGCGGGCATGGCCCAGATGACAATAGTCATAGACCGTAATGCCACAGCAATACATTTTGACTTTGCCTGCTTCTAGGGGCTGAAAGGCTTCTTTACGACGGCTCAGGGTGTTGTAGAGGCGGAGGGTCATAGCTATCAAACAGTGTTCCTCTCCTACCTTACCCCGAACCGGGGAACAATGTCTGTAGAGGAATATTCAGCGTTCTGGAATCATTGCAGGGACGAGTTTTGGCCTGTATTGTAAGCGAGACAGTACAAGCAAAGGTCTACTCAGCCAAATCCGCCGGGCCAGAAATATTTTTGAGTTCCAGGTCAGGGCAAGTCCGCTTAAACAGGCCCGTGAGCACTTTACCCGGCCCTACTTCCCAAACGCTCGTAACACCGAGGGGAGGCAGGGCCTGCATAATTTCCTGCCAGCGCACCGACCCCGTCATTTGTCGGATTAATCGTTGTTTGAGGATATCCCCAGCCTGGGTCGGGGTGGGATCAACGTTGGATAGAACGGGCACCTGGGCATCCTGGAAGGGCGTATTTTCTAGAATGGCCTGGAATTGTTGGGCCGCTCCGGCCATAAAGGGAGAGTGGAAGGCCCCGGAAACCTTAAGGGGAACAGCCCGCTTGGCCTTCACCTGGGCCAGAATACTATCCACTGCCTCTGGTTTCCCAGAAATCACCACCTGTTCCGCACTGTTATCGTTGGCGAGAACAACATCGGGGGTTGTGGCCAGGAGTTCTAATAATTGAGCCGGGTCAAACTTCATCAGGGCCGCCATTTTGCCTCCCTGGGCCTGGCTCATCAGCTCTGCTCGCTGTTTCACCAATTGTAATCCCGTGGCAAAGTCAAAAACCCCCACGGCGTAGAGGGCCGAATATTCTCCGAGGCTATGGCCGGCTACGTAGGCAGGACTGGCCCCTTGGCCCTTCAAAAGGTCACTCAAAATACTTTCAATCACGTACAAGCAGGGTTGAGTGTACTGCGTCTGGGAGAGTTCCGCCTCATCTCCCTGGCATCGTTCCATCACTGACCAACCCAAAATCTGCTCGGCTTGGGTCAATTTCTCCTGGGCCGATGGGATGGCCGGTAGGTCTTGCCCCATGCCCACGCTCTGCGATCCTTGTCCTGGAAATACCCATGCTGTTGTCATGCCGAAATGCGATCCCACTCACTAAACGGTATTGGACTATACATATAGTCTTCGCCCTTATCTTACCAGGCTGGGTTCACGGTGTTGAGGGGGCAGTTCTAGGGATTGGATCAGAAAGGGAGTTTAGACAAACTGGCTTCCATGCTCTTGAATTGTTGGTATAGTTCCATCAGGCGATCGCCATTGACGTACAATTCCTGGGTGGGGTAATTTTCCAGAATTTCAATCACCTGTACCTGATTGTCATTGACGGCAGAGGTAATCAAGGCTCCGCGTAGAGCCTCAGGGCTGGCTTTCTGGGAAGGCGTATGGAACACCTCGCTAATTTGCCCCAATAGATATTGACCGAGAAAACCGTTCAGCACTTGGGATAATAATTCAGGACTGGCCTGTACGGATTGATTGAGCCAATGCCGCAGGTCTTCCGGTTGCTTCTTTGCTAGCGCCAGATAACCGGCTAGACGAGGAGAGACTTCGCCGCTACGACTCAGTTGACTTAAATCCTGAACCGGGATGGATTCTTGCAAGATACTGTAGCGGAGTACGATTTGTTCGGCTCCTAAACTCGGAGACCCAAGGCCAACGGTTAAGCCAAACCCGATGAGCAATGACCACCATGGATAACGCATCTACACCTCCTCAAACTTGAGGCCATTACAACGCTTTCTATAATCAAGGGAGTGTCCATTCTACGCTAGGATTGCTCAAATTGGTTATACGTTTCCGCTGGTGGGGTTTAGGGCTAGGTCTTAGCTTCTGTACTTGCTTTCTTGCTCCCGTTCAGGCCCAAACGGCCCTCTATCAGCCCTTACCTTTGGCCCTCAACCAAACCCTGACGGATGTGCTTTCTCCCCAGGATATTCCCACCGGCGAAGGGGGCTTCGCGCGGGATTACCAAGTCCAACTCCAGGCCAACGACCAGATTGTAATTGATTTGCAGTCGAACGAATTTGATACGGTGCTCGTGCTCATCGCTGCCGATGGTTCCACGGTCGGGGCCAACGATG contains:
- a CDS encoding GAF domain-containing protein translates to MSPENTAFQFSSDYILACPLDQLSPGARETKRFEAIQSLGLLGQVTLPCFDEALQIVSQVLRFPLGQVTLLVHEQAWVKAAVGLSILNFSHPLARQQPLPRQDTLASLVADSQAPVYSPNLATDPLFCPSVFHQYLGIQAYIGVPLITHSGQCIGCLEVLDLVPHPFLGHELALMSVTARWCMAEIERVALPNTLVTNASPSPVTEKTEFLAPLKLQLLYQLIQQTQPALTAVIGMSRVLANEVFGQLNTKQQEYLEIINHSGKTIHTLMAEILSLEAPVTASSHRQISLVDVGMLAQQVIAYLTAIAQQKQQSLQLSLASAQRVWPLDKHGIRQAFHYLMLSMLDTAEPNGEVHIHIWGDQPTLNATLWLTHPEIGAGLPHIHLPLTDAITIPVIPPIRREVNDPSRLSPEQALTIAQLKSFLAQDETLPDALSPHLLGLILGCYFLEEHGGHLFIEGDSQTGYKYLLQIPVMESSETSDP
- the cysS gene encoding cysteine--tRNA ligase, whose translation is MTLRLYNTLSRRKEAFQPLEAGKVKMYCCGITVYDYCHLGHARTCLTWDVVRHYLQWLGYQVTYIQNFTDIDDKILNRAKAEGTTMEAISERFIDAYFEDMAALQVQAADAYPRATHSLDGIKRLVAELENKGYAYPAQGDVYYAVRRFPDYGKLSGRKLEDLQAGASGRVEVEDIEAAKKQDPFDFALWKAAKPGEPAWESLWGSGRPGWHIECSAMVREHLGETIDLHVGGSDLIFPHHENEIAQSEAATGHPLARYWLHNGMVKVGGEKMSKSLGNFTTIRDLLTEIDPMAVRLLVLQGHYRKPLDFAPEALQAASNGWQTLAEGLRFGEQYGSKLGWTLKPLALQPDSNAYTQAFHQAVDDDFNFAGGLVVLFELAKELRRQGNLLTHQGQIDADAQQLESHWQTLVSLAQVLGFKAPAPVEEHRSGPTGLTDAEIEALIQQRTAARQSKNFAEGDRLRDLLQAQGITLIDQPGGLTQWHR
- the fabD gene encoding ACP S-malonyltransferase, whose amino-acid sequence is MTTAWVFPGQGSQSVGMGQDLPAIPSAQEKLTQAEQILGWSVMERCQGDEAELSQTQYTQPCLYVIESILSDLLKGQGASPAYVAGHSLGEYSALYAVGVFDFATGLQLVKQRAELMSQAQGGKMAALMKFDPAQLLELLATTPDVVLANDNSAEQVVISGKPEAVDSILAQVKAKRAVPLKVSGAFHSPFMAGAAQQFQAILENTPFQDAQVPVLSNVDPTPTQAGDILKQRLIRQMTGSVRWQEIMQALPPLGVTSVWEVGPGKVLTGLFKRTCPDLELKNISGPADLAE
- a CDS encoding PPC domain-containing protein, coding for MVIRFRWWGLGLGLSFCTCFLAPVQAQTALYQPLPLALNQTLTDVLSPQDIPTGEGGFARDYQVQLQANDQIVIDLQSNEFDTVLVLIAADGSTVGANDDSPEGGSNSLLFARIQEAGRYIVRVRTFGLAGGGRFNLKVTRLRPMD
- a CDS encoding serine hydrolase, producing MTAATIATLISPVSRQAMAKKPDMDSQIIDLFQSLPGQTAVKLKTVNQNQVWDVSLAPELPLFCGSAFKVYVLTVFLRQMEQGKVSLTDVLRVDDRVRVLSSPVFETLTGETTALIALEAMMMHSDNTATDLILAKVTPQAVREFIQTIGLKQTFIPDSINIMLSYLLGAKSGEDWGWAKIKAAADKNERTSRSIVNNQQTMTASAQDFVTFYEQALQGALFTEAKTLGIFKRMLTLPSILWDFIPPGAFGYVKGGSIDWPPQYALCIAGGVSFRPDCWTYYTYLINWDDPSGKQRALAANQFLAAVKTSLELVRSATAAP
- a CDS encoding acetolactate synthase large subunit — translated: MGDLNTAELLVQCLENEGVEYIFGLPGEENLHILEALKHSSIRFITTRHEQGAAFMADVYGRLTGKAGVCLSTLGPGATNLLTGVADANLDGAPLVAITGQVGTDRMHIESHQYLDLVAMFSPVTKWNRQIVRPSITPEVVRKAFKRAQSEKPGATHIDLPENIAAMPATGQPLNRDQQEKVYAAFKTLNNAAIAISKAKNPLILAGNGAIRAGASEALTEFATLLNIPVANTFMGKGSIPYTHPLALWTVGLQQRDHITCAFERSDLVIAVGYDLIEYSPKKWNPQGDLPIIHIGMTPAEIDSSYIPLVEVVGDISDSLLDLLKRADRQGKTAPYGTTLRADIRAEYEHYAQDEGFPVKPQKLIYDLRQVMGAEDIVISDVGAHKMWMARHYHCDAPNTCLISNGFAAMGIAIPGALAAKLVYPQRKVVAVTGDGGFMMNCQELETALRVGTPFVTLIFNDNGYGLIEWKQINQFGEAAFVKFGNPDFVKFAESMGLKGYRVSNAADLIPILQEALAQPIPTVIDCPVDYRENMRFSQKAGDLTCDIWE
- a CDS encoding alpha/beta hydrolase translates to MRYPWWSLLIGFGLTVGLGSPSLGAEQIVLRYSILQESIPVQDLSQLSRSGEVSPRLAGYLALAKKQPEDLRHWLNQSVQASPELLSQVLNGFLGQYLLGQISEVFHTPSQKASPEALRGALITSAVNDNQVQVIEILENYPTQELYVNGDRLMELYQQFKSMEASLSKLPF
- a CDS encoding pitrilysin family protein, producing the protein MNFFCWRPCRWAGFFLVGLWFCLACPPWALAAPPSLTYAPYLQQVQDQITEFSLENGLKVIVLENHAAPVVSFFTYADVGGVDEPEGKTGVAHFLEHLAFKGTRRIGTQDYAAERKLLDQLDQLALQIRAARLQGEKPNPALQKQFEQVQAEAEKYVKPNEFSQIIQMAGGVGLNAATSADATMYFYSLPANKLELWMSLESERFLEPVFRGFYQEQQVILEERRMRTENNPMGRMVEAFLDQAFVKHPYKRPVIGYDADIRNLSRQDVTDFFEAYYGPANLTLVIVGDVDPQQVKTLAQRYFGRFPARPQPPTLTVVEPPQQQTRTITLRLPSQPWYLEGYHRPAMSHPDNAVYEVIATLMSDGRTSRLYQALVQDQQVALTAQGFNGFPGDKYPNLMLFYAQSTPNTDLTTLAQALGQEIERLKQEPVTPEELERVKNQLQADLLRSLDSNQGMARLLAEYEVKTGDWRNLFQQLEAVAAVTPADIQRVARQTFTPENRTIGRILPADTPN
- a CDS encoding MotA/TolQ/ExbB proton channel family protein, which encodes MNPIELMQKGGLAMWPLLFLSILSVSTIIERLWFWGQIVLGNQQVTDRILDTASRDWDLAIRVAKESQKYPIAKYLLAPLRLPHPDPEIFHLALESAADDELALMRRGDKILEAIIALSPLLGLLGTVLGLIQSLGSIQISDLGTSSTTGVTLGIAESLISTAAGLIIAIISLAFYRLFQGLWFNQMRVFRKAGGALEVIYRQRWLEEEAQYEEAHPYSESASS